From the genome of Vigna angularis cultivar LongXiaoDou No.4 chromosome 11, ASM1680809v1, whole genome shotgun sequence, one region includes:
- the LOC108332812 gene encoding acidic leucine-rich nuclear phosphoprotein 32-related protein 1 codes for MGYTNVKEVWYSLGGFVLEARLELLSDDICAMHVVSIAILNGQAHLFVVHMVSEPDYIHMLQYHGEDEDHDDEVGEEGEGKVCEDGEDKVGEEGEEEVGEDGRGEVANVGEHKSDEVDEVGKDGEGKVAEHGEDQVGEDGEEELVGDGDKVAEVGEHDEHEVDDVGEDGEGKLAEHDEHKVGEDGQEEDGEDDDGFCYEGDGEDDVGGGVGDGEDDVSGGVRDGQDDVGVGVGDEHDEFDVSSWIGSDEDASVNEDDFVDVRVHGDEQPQEEHYEGSLFVEVGTRSGCTTPNKHV; via the exons ATGGGATATACAAATGTTAAGGAGGTGTGGTATTCCCTGGGTGGTTTTGTATTAGAAGCTAGGTTGGAATTGTTAAGTGATGACATATGTGCAATGCATGTGGTGAGCATTGCGATATTGAATGGTCAAGCTCATTTATTTGTGGTTCACATGGTGTCCGAACCTGATTATATTCATATGTTGCAATATCAtggtgaagatgaagatcaCGATGATGAGGTTGGTGAGGAGGGTGAAGGTAAAGTTTGTGAAGATGGTGAAGATAAAGTTGGTGAAGAGGGTGAAGAAGAAGTTGGTGAAGATGGACGAGGTGAAGTTGCTAATGTTGGTGAACATAAAAGTGATGAGGTTGATGAGGTGGGTAAGGATGGTGAAGGTAAAGTGGCTGAACATGGTGAAGATCAAGTTGGTGAAGATGGTGAAGAAGAACTTGTTGGGGATGGAGATAAAGTTGCTGAAGTTGGTGAACATGATGAACATGAGGTCGATGACGTTGGTGAGGATGGTGAAGGTAAACTGGCTGAACATGATGAACATAAAGTTGGTGAAGATGGTCAAGAAGAA gatggtgaagatgatgatggttTTTGTTATGAAGGGGATGGTGAGGATGATGTTGGTGGTGGTGTAGGGGATGGTGAGGATGATGTTAGTGGTGGTGTACGAGATGGACAGGATGATGTGGGTGTTGGTGTAGGGGATGAACATGATGAGTTTGATGTTAGTAGTTGGATAGGTTCTGATGAAGACGCTTCTGTCAATGAAGATGATTTTGTGGATGTTAGAGTGCATGGAGATGAACAACCCCAAGAAGAGCACTACGAAGGTAGTTTGTTTGTTGAAGTAGGTACAAGAAGTGGATGTACTACTCCAAATAAGCATGTATAG
- the LOC128194800 gene encoding uncharacterized protein LOC128194800 yields MESKNKAKRSLFTCLKPATCVMDVLPSSAPVLKRSARDPVLSYLAVADKHGAVLPAMLSSMFGVGDMCGIRRRKWKAIRSALNETSLMSLVVKRRKANKNRLSLSSRSMNKENTETISFPKPKSGYGNVASSICSSSSRAYHLPPSVSSPSTGHVSSFSTQQALPSPNGVARQKQRGIEDKKLLYDSNMALCCVFSFSLLILIVWGKFIAILFTSLWLYLVPLCGRMRCNEEGWCEGNEIAKRNNTKKKVVIYGIGD; encoded by the exons ATGGAATCGAAGAACAAAGCCAAGAGGTCGTTGTTCACGTGTCTCAAACCAGCCACGTGTGTCATGGATGTGTTGCCTTCATCAGCCCCTGTGCTCAAACGCAGCGCCAGGGATCCCGTTCTCTCCTATCTCGCCGTCGCTGATAAGCACGGCGCCGTTTTGCCCGCCATGCTTTCCTCCATGTTCGGAGTCGGAGATATGTGTGGAATTCGCCGGAGAAAGTGGAAGGCCATCAGATCTGCTTTGAACGAAACCTCTTTG ATGAGTTTGGTTGTTAAAAGAAGGAAAGCAAATAAGAACAGATTATCCTTGTCATCAAGATCaatgaataaagaaaacactgaaacgATCTCATTTCCCAAACCTAAAAGCGGTTACGGAAACGTTGCATCCTCTATTTGCTCTTCATCTTCACGCGCCTATCATCTACCCCCCTCTGTTTCTTCACCGAGCACCGGTCACGTTTCGAGCTTTTCCACTCAGCAAGCGTTGCCATCACCAAATGGTGTGGCGAGGCAGAAGCAACGTGGCATTGAAGATAAGAAACTACTCTATGATTCAAACATGGCTCTTTGTTGTGTATTTTCATTTAGTCTGTTGATTTTGATCGTGTGGGGAAAATTTATTGCTATACTATTCACTTCATTGTGGTTGTATCTTGTGCCTCTTTGTGGAAGAATGAGATGCAACGAGGAGGGTTGGTGTGAGGGGAATGAGATAGCTAAAAGAAATAATACTAAGAAGAAGGTTGTTATATATGGAATAGGTGATTAG